The Nitratidesulfovibrio sp. SRB-5 genome includes a window with the following:
- a CDS encoding chaperone modulator CbpM has translation MYPDDGNEHGYDRGHGLAQGGELPIRSEFIAWAEFLQVSGVHPSRLGELIELGWLEPRRTAGEGYLFRRVDVYRTRKLERICADFELNSLGGSIVVDLLDRIDRLERRVRELEAQR, from the coding sequence ATGTACCCCGATGACGGCAACGAGCACGGATATGACCGGGGGCACGGCCTTGCGCAGGGTGGCGAACTGCCCATCCGTTCGGAATTCATCGCCTGGGCGGAATTCCTTCAGGTGTCGGGCGTGCACCCCAGCCGCCTTGGCGAACTGATAGAACTGGGCTGGCTGGAGCCGCGCCGCACGGCGGGCGAAGGCTACCTGTTCCGCCGTGTGGACGTGTACCGCACCCGCAAGCTGGAACGCATCTGCGCCGACTTCGAACTGAACAGTCTTGGCGGTTCCATCGTGGTGGACCTGCTGGACCGTATCGACCGGCTGGAGCGGCGCGTGCGCGAGCTTGAGGCCCAGCGGTAG
- the clpB gene encoding ATP-dependent chaperone ClpB — MDINKFTEKSQQAIAEAQSTAVRLGHQQVDVEHAALALVRQEQGLVPRLLERAGYKPDAFAAALEAALQKRPAVSGPGAAQGQIYVTQRLNQALVRAQDFAKRLKDEYVSVEHLICAFLEEPPSTDMGRVAREFGLTQDKLLAVLEDVRGAQRVTSQNPEDTYEALQKYGRDLVEEARKGKLDPVIGRDAEIRRVVRILSRRTKNNPVLIGEAGVGKTAIVEGLAHRILKGDVPEGLKNRSLFALDMGALIAGAKYRGEFEERLKAVLKEVEKAEGRIVMFIDELHTIVGAGKTDGAMDAGNLLKPMLARGELHCIGATTLDEYRKYIEKDPALERRFQPVVVDEPTVEDTISILRGLRERFEVHHGVRISDSAIVEAVTLSHRYITDRQLPDKAIDLIDEAAALIRTEIDSLPAELDEVNRKVMQLEIEREALRRETDAASRERLEKLENELADLRASQATLLAQWEREKGSIDAVRTIKEEIERTRLAIDEAERNYDLNRAAELKYSRLLELERKLAAAERGDDENRLLKEEVRPDDVAEIVARWTGIPVTRLLESEREKLLRLGDVLHERVVGQDEAVQAVAEAVLRARAGLSDPGRPIGSFIFLGPTGVGKTELCKTLAESLFDSEDNIVRIDMSEYMEKHAVARLIGAPPGYVGYDEGGQLTEAVRRKPYSVVLFDEIEKAHADVFNVLLQILDDGRLTDSHGRTVDFKNTIIIMTSNIGSSHLLDGITEGGEFRPGVRDKVMDEMRRHFRPEFLNRVDEIVMFRPLLPEQIGRIVELLLGKLRGRLAERKITVDLSDAARDFIAESAYDPVYGARPLRRYLQTNVETPLARRLISGDLKDGQHVTIGVRLDKLTFE, encoded by the coding sequence ATGGACATCAACAAGTTTACCGAAAAATCGCAGCAGGCCATTGCAGAGGCACAGTCCACCGCCGTGCGCCTCGGGCACCAGCAGGTGGACGTGGAGCACGCCGCGCTGGCCCTGGTCCGTCAGGAGCAGGGGCTGGTGCCGCGCCTGCTGGAACGGGCGGGCTACAAGCCAGACGCCTTCGCCGCCGCCCTCGAAGCGGCGTTGCAGAAGCGCCCGGCGGTCAGCGGCCCCGGCGCGGCCCAGGGGCAGATATACGTCACCCAGCGCCTGAACCAGGCCCTGGTGCGCGCGCAGGACTTCGCCAAGCGGCTCAAGGACGAGTACGTCAGCGTTGAACACCTCATCTGCGCCTTTCTGGAAGAACCGCCCTCCACCGACATGGGCCGCGTGGCCCGCGAATTCGGTCTGACCCAGGACAAGCTGCTGGCCGTGCTGGAAGACGTGCGCGGCGCGCAGCGCGTCACCTCGCAGAATCCGGAGGACACCTACGAGGCGCTCCAGAAGTACGGGCGCGACCTGGTGGAAGAAGCCCGAAAGGGCAAGCTGGACCCGGTCATCGGGCGCGACGCGGAAATCCGCCGTGTGGTGCGCATCCTGTCGCGGCGCACCAAGAACAACCCCGTGCTCATCGGCGAGGCGGGCGTGGGCAAGACGGCCATCGTCGAAGGCCTCGCCCACCGCATCCTGAAGGGCGACGTGCCCGAGGGCCTGAAGAACCGCAGCCTGTTCGCGCTGGACATGGGCGCGCTCATCGCCGGGGCCAAGTACCGGGGCGAGTTCGAGGAACGGTTGAAGGCGGTGCTGAAGGAAGTGGAAAAGGCCGAGGGCCGCATCGTCATGTTCATTGACGAACTGCACACCATCGTGGGCGCGGGCAAGACCGACGGGGCCATGGATGCGGGCAACCTGCTCAAACCCATGCTGGCGCGGGGCGAGTTGCACTGCATCGGCGCCACCACCCTGGACGAGTACCGCAAGTACATCGAGAAGGATCCGGCGCTGGAACGCCGCTTCCAGCCGGTGGTGGTGGACGAGCCCACGGTGGAGGACACCATTTCCATCCTGCGCGGCCTGCGCGAACGGTTCGAGGTGCACCACGGCGTGCGCATCAGCGATTCGGCCATCGTCGAGGCGGTGACCCTGTCGCACCGCTACATCACCGACCGCCAGTTGCCGGACAAGGCCATCGACCTCATCGACGAGGCGGCGGCGCTGATCCGCACCGAAATCGATTCGCTGCCCGCCGAACTGGACGAGGTGAACCGCAAGGTCATGCAGCTTGAGATCGAGCGCGAGGCCCTGCGCCGCGAGACGGACGCCGCCTCGCGCGAGCGGCTGGAAAAGCTGGAGAACGAACTGGCCGACCTGCGGGCCAGCCAGGCCACCCTGCTGGCCCAGTGGGAACGCGAAAAGGGCTCCATCGACGCCGTGCGCACCATCAAGGAAGAGATCGAACGCACCCGCCTGGCCATCGACGAGGCGGAACGCAACTACGACCTCAACCGCGCGGCGGAACTGAAGTATTCCAGGCTGCTGGAGCTTGAGCGCAAGCTGGCTGCCGCCGAACGCGGCGACGACGAGAATCGCCTGCTCAAGGAAGAGGTGCGCCCCGACGACGTGGCCGAAATCGTGGCCCGCTGGACGGGCATCCCCGTCACCCGGCTGCTGGAATCGGAGCGCGAGAAGCTGCTGCGCCTGGGCGACGTGCTGCACGAGCGCGTGGTGGGCCAGGACGAGGCCGTGCAGGCAGTGGCCGAAGCCGTGCTGCGCGCCCGGGCCGGGTTGTCCGACCCCGGGCGGCCCATCGGGTCGTTCATCTTTCTTGGCCCCACGGGCGTGGGCAAGACCGAGCTGTGCAAGACGCTGGCGGAATCGCTGTTCGACAGCGAGGACAACATCGTGCGCATCGACATGAGCGAATACATGGAGAAGCACGCGGTGGCCCGGCTCATCGGGGCGCCCCCCGGCTACGTGGGCTATGACGAGGGCGGCCAGCTGACCGAGGCCGTGCGCCGCAAGCCGTATAGCGTGGTGCTGTTCGACGAGATAGAAAAGGCCCACGCCGACGTGTTCAACGTGCTGCTGCAAATCCTGGACGACGGACGGCTTACCGACAGCCATGGCCGCACCGTGGATTTCAAGAACACCATCATCATCATGACATCCAACATCGGGTCGTCGCACCTGCTGGACGGCATCACCGAGGGTGGGGAATTCCGCCCTGGCGTGCGCGACAAGGTGATGGACGAGATGCGCCGCCACTTCCGGCCCGAGTTCCTGAACCGGGTGGACGAGATCGTCATGTTCCGCCCGCTGCTGCCCGAGCAGATCGGGCGTATCGTGGAACTCTTGCTGGGCAAGCTGCGGGGGCGTCTTGCCGAACGCAAGATCACCGTGGACCTTTCCGACGCGGCGCGCGACTTCATCGCCGAATCCGCCTACGACCCGGTGTACGGCGCACGGCCCCTGCGGCGCTACCTGCAAACCAACGTGGAAACGCCGCTGGCCCGCCGCCTGATCTCGGGCGACCTGAAGGACGGGCAGCACGTGACCATCGGGGTGCGGCTGGACAAGCTGACGTTTGAGTAA
- a CDS encoding peptidylprolyl isomerase gives MAASAQRGHTVIKLETSMGDIVIELDDEKAPKSAANFREYVAAGHYDGTIFHRVIDGFMIQGGGYDEKMHEKPTREPVENEANNGLRNEKYTLAMARTMAPHSATAQFFINVKDNAFLDHRAPTMQGWGYAVFGKVIEGTDVVDKIKAVRTATVGSFENVPTTPVVIKKATVLPPAAK, from the coding sequence ATGGCGGCTTCGGCACAGAGGGGACACACGGTGATCAAGCTGGAAACGAGCATGGGCGACATCGTCATCGAACTGGATGACGAAAAGGCCCCCAAGTCCGCCGCCAACTTCCGCGAATACGTCGCGGCGGGCCATTACGACGGCACCATCTTCCACCGCGTCATCGACGGCTTCATGATCCAAGGCGGCGGCTACGACGAGAAGATGCACGAAAAGCCCACCCGCGAGCCCGTCGAGAACGAGGCCAACAACGGCCTGCGCAACGAAAAGTACACCCTGGCCATGGCCCGCACCATGGCTCCGCATTCCGCCACCGCCCAGTTCTTCATCAACGTGAAGGACAACGCCTTCCTCGACCACCGCGCGCCCACCATGCAGGGCTGGGGCTACGCCGTGTTCGGCAAGGTGATCGAAGGCACCGACGTGGTGGACAAGATCAAGGCCGTGCGCACCGCCACCGTGGGTTCGTTCGAAAACGTGCCCACCACCCCCGTGGTCATCAAGAAGGCCACCGTGCTGCCCCCGGCGGCGAAGTAG
- a CDS encoding aspartate ammonia-lyase, whose amino-acid sequence MEYRIERDSLGERKVPAHAYYGVQTLRALENFDVTGLTIGRHPRFVQALASVKKAAALANMELGLLDGDVGQAIVQACREVREGRFDEQFVVDIIQGGAGTSVNMNANEVIANRALELMGRARGEYGVVSPLNHVNLSQSTNDVYPTAFRIALVWYARDLGASLRELRDAFHAKGEAFADVIKMARTQLQDAVPITLGAEFAAYGVTVGEDIDRLVEVARLLCEVNIGATAVGTGINTVPGYAPLVCDRLADITGLPLSLSPNLVEATSDAGAYVTLSGLLKRVAVKLSKICNDLRLLSSGPFTGLGEISLPAVQPGSSIMPGKVNPVIPELVNQVCQQVIGNDLTVTLAAEAGQLELNVFGPIMACNLFQSLEILTRAARILRVRCVEGITANRERCLELLHGSLGMVTALAPVIGYEAAATVVKDARATGRTPRDLLVERGLMRPEDYDDLMDPAKMLGPRDVRGHRNGGLRQDAAGREAVGKGTAKQGARPDGAYGPAGRDGPDGPDGPDASDEPGEPGEPGEPGEPGEEDA is encoded by the coding sequence ATGGAATACCGCATCGAGCGCGACAGCCTTGGCGAACGCAAGGTGCCCGCCCACGCCTATTACGGCGTGCAGACCCTGCGGGCGCTGGAGAATTTCGACGTTACCGGGCTGACCATTGGCCGCCATCCGCGCTTCGTGCAGGCGCTGGCATCGGTGAAGAAGGCCGCCGCCCTGGCCAACATGGAACTGGGCCTGCTGGACGGCGACGTGGGGCAGGCCATCGTGCAGGCCTGCCGCGAAGTGCGCGAAGGCCGCTTTGACGAGCAGTTCGTTGTGGACATCATCCAGGGCGGGGCGGGCACCTCGGTGAACATGAACGCCAACGAGGTCATCGCCAACCGCGCGCTGGAACTGATGGGCAGGGCGCGCGGCGAATACGGCGTGGTCAGCCCGCTGAACCACGTCAATCTCTCGCAGTCCACCAACGACGTGTACCCCACGGCATTCCGCATTGCCCTTGTATGGTATGCGCGTGACCTTGGCGCCTCGCTGCGCGAACTGCGCGACGCCTTCCACGCCAAGGGCGAGGCCTTTGCCGACGTCATCAAGATGGCCCGCACCCAGTTGCAGGATGCCGTGCCCATCACTCTGGGCGCGGAATTCGCGGCTTACGGGGTGACCGTGGGCGAGGACATCGACCGCCTAGTCGAGGTGGCTCGCCTGCTGTGCGAGGTGAACATCGGCGCAACCGCAGTGGGCACGGGCATCAACACCGTGCCCGGCTACGCGCCGCTGGTCTGCGACCGGCTGGCGGACATCACCGGGCTGCCGCTCTCGCTTTCGCCCAACCTTGTGGAAGCCACCAGCGACGCCGGGGCCTACGTCACCCTTTCCGGGCTGCTGAAACGGGTGGCGGTGAAGCTTTCCAAGATCTGCAACGACCTGCGCCTGCTCTCGTCCGGGCCGTTCACGGGCCTTGGCGAAATATCCCTGCCCGCCGTGCAGCCGGGGTCCAGCATCATGCCCGGGAAGGTCAACCCGGTGATCCCGGAACTGGTCAACCAGGTCTGCCAGCAGGTCATCGGCAACGACCTTACGGTGACCCTGGCGGCAGAGGCGGGACAGCTGGAACTGAACGTGTTCGGCCCCATCATGGCCTGCAACCTGTTCCAGTCGCTGGAAATCCTGACGCGGGCGGCGCGCATCCTGCGGGTGCGCTGCGTGGAGGGCATCACCGCCAACCGCGAACGCTGCCTGGAACTGCTGCACGGCTCGCTGGGCATGGTCACCGCGCTGGCGCCGGTCATCGGCTACGAGGCGGCGGCAACGGTGGTCAAGGACGCCCGCGCCACCGGGCGCACCCCGCGCGACCTGCTGGTGGAGCGGGGGCTGATGCGGCCGGAAGACTACGACGACCTGATGGACCCGGCCAAGATGCTTGGCCCGCGCGACGTGCGCGGGCATCGCAACGGCGGCCTGCGGCAGGATGCGGCAGGGCGGGAGGCTGTGGGCAAGGGAACGGCGAAGCAGGGCGCCCGGCCGGATGGGGCG